A window of the Jeotgalibacillus aurantiacus genome harbors these coding sequences:
- the metC gene encoding cystathionine beta-lyase gives MTEHRFDTKLLHQPSYIDKQTGAVNVPLHYSSTYHQQSIDEFGPYDYSRSGNPTRQALEETIADLENGTAGFAFASGMAAISSAFMLLSAGDHVLVSKDVYGGTYRVITEVLTRFGIDHTFIDMTDLDETARNVRPNTRVIYVETPSNPTLNITDIEGVAKVAKAHGCLTFVDNTFMTPLYQKPLDLGADLVLHSATKFLSGHSDVVAGLAAVKDEEIASRLKFIQNSFGSILGVQDSWLLLRGIKTLSVRMKQSSETARDIAQYLHHNPLIDEVYYPGFSFHAGYHIHQRQSTGAGAVLSFRLPSKECAGVFVEAMKIPVFAVSLGAVESILSYPATMSHAAMPLAEREKRGITDGLLRLSVGLEDPDDLLADVKQALAKASEYAALNV, from the coding sequence ATGACAGAACATCGCTTTGACACGAAGCTGCTGCATCAGCCATCTTATATTGATAAACAGACAGGGGCAGTCAACGTACCTCTGCATTATTCTTCGACGTATCATCAGCAGTCTATTGATGAATTCGGTCCTTACGATTACAGCCGCTCAGGAAATCCGACCAGACAAGCGCTGGAGGAAACGATTGCTGATCTTGAAAATGGTACAGCCGGATTTGCATTTGCTTCCGGTATGGCGGCGATCTCATCAGCCTTTATGCTGCTGTCAGCCGGTGATCATGTCCTTGTGTCAAAGGATGTATACGGCGGCACCTATCGTGTGATCACAGAGGTGCTGACACGCTTTGGCATTGATCATACATTTATTGATATGACGGACCTGGATGAGACGGCCAGAAACGTCCGGCCGAATACGAGGGTCATTTATGTAGAGACGCCATCCAATCCGACGCTGAATATAACGGATATCGAGGGTGTGGCGAAGGTGGCAAAAGCGCATGGCTGTCTCACTTTTGTTGATAACACATTTATGACACCTCTTTATCAAAAGCCGCTGGATCTGGGAGCGGATCTCGTGCTTCACAGTGCCACCAAGTTTTTGTCCGGCCATAGTGATGTCGTGGCAGGGCTTGCTGCGGTAAAGGATGAAGAAATTGCATCACGGTTAAAGTTTATTCAGAACTCATTTGGATCGATTCTCGGTGTGCAGGATAGCTGGCTGTTGCTGCGCGGTATTAAAACGCTCAGTGTGCGTATGAAGCAGTCATCTGAGACAGCTCGTGATATTGCTCAATATCTTCACCATAATCCACTGATTGATGAAGTATACTATCCCGGGTTTTCGTTTCACGCTGGCTATCATATTCATCAGCGCCAATCGACCGGGGCGGGAGCAGTACTATCATTTAGACTCCCTTCTAAAGAATGTGCGGGAGTATTTGTAGAGGCGATGAAAATTCCAGTGTTTGCGGTAAGTCTTGGTGCAGTGGAATCCATTTTATCCTATCCGGCTACAATGTCACACGCAGCGATGCCTCTTGCAGAACGGGAAAAGCGTGGCATTACAGACGGACTGCTGCGGCTTTCTGTTGGGCTTGAGGATCCGGATGATCTGTTGGCAGACGTCAAACAGGCGCTTGCCAAAGCATCTGAGTATGCCGCGCTTAACGTTTAA
- a CDS encoding ABC transporter permease → MTKKLKWSRIYLAVVFLILYAPIFYLMFYSFNSGENMYGFEGFTLDWYRAVFSDTRLLIIVLNTVIIALLSAVISTIIGVFGALAIMYVKQQRMKNTLLSLNNVLIVSPDVIIGASFLILFTIIGIRLGFTSVLLAHIAFSVPIVVIMVLPKLQEMSPTLIDAARDLGASRFEVLSKVVIPYITPGIFAGFFMALTYSLDDFAVTFFVTGNGFSTLSVEIYSLARQGISLQINALSTLIFFVTLALVIGYYFISKRSGGLVGMGVRK, encoded by the coding sequence ATGACAAAAAAGCTTAAATGGTCCCGCATTTACTTAGCAGTTGTCTTTTTGATTTTATATGCACCTATTTTTTACTTAATGTTTTATTCGTTTAACAGCGGAGAGAATATGTACGGGTTTGAAGGGTTCACGCTCGACTGGTATCGTGCAGTTTTCTCTGACACGAGACTGTTAATTATCGTGCTGAATACCGTCATCATTGCCCTGCTGTCAGCGGTCATTTCAACGATTATCGGTGTGTTTGGCGCACTTGCGATCATGTATGTAAAGCAGCAGCGGATGAAAAATACCCTGCTGTCGTTAAACAATGTGCTGATTGTCAGTCCGGACGTGATTATCGGTGCTTCATTCCTGATCCTGTTCACGATCATCGGGATCCGCCTTGGATTCACCTCTGTCCTACTGGCGCACATCGCATTTAGTGTGCCGATTGTGGTCATCATGGTGCTTCCAAAACTTCAGGAAATGAGTCCGACGCTGATTGATGCAGCGCGTGATCTTGGTGCAAGCCGCTTTGAGGTGCTTTCAAAAGTTGTCATCCCTTACATTACGCCTGGTATTTTTGCCGGATTTTTTATGGCTTTAACGTATTCGCTTGATGACTTTGCCGTCACATTTTTTGTGACAGGAAATGGCTTCTCGACGTTATCCGTTGAAATTTATTCTCTTGCCAGACAGGGAATTTCGCTCCAGATTAATGCTTTATCGACATTGATTTTCTTTGTCACGCTGGCACTTGTCATCGGCTACTACTTTATCAGTAAACGCAGTGGCGGACTGGTAGGAATGGGGGTTCGTAAATAA
- a CDS encoding ATP-binding cassette domain-containing protein: MSLIECRHAAKKYRGGRGLIDADFSIREHTITGVVGRNGAGKTTLLKMLAGYLKPTDGEVKVFGEKPFNSLKVSANSMYLDEHTVYSDAMPIRELLYHHSKFYANWDQKLAEELISYFALPLTATQAGLSKGQKNTLHGVLGLAARCPLTIFDEPTTGMDASVRKDFLRALLKDYLAHPRTMLISSHHLDEIEDLLEDLLLIDQGKTILHLPVEEVKEYAVAVAGPESAVNVWIQNQTVIAKKEEMAGMITAIVKNDFTAAEKATASGLRFSQVSASDICIYLTNRDKGGIDDVFNKRQYS; the protein is encoded by the coding sequence ATGAGTTTGATTGAATGTCGTCATGCAGCTAAGAAATACAGAGGCGGTAGAGGTTTAATAGATGCTGATTTTTCGATTCGTGAACATACGATCACCGGTGTAGTCGGACGCAACGGTGCAGGTAAAACAACACTTCTTAAAATGCTTGCCGGTTATCTCAAACCAACTGACGGGGAAGTGAAAGTGTTCGGAGAGAAGCCGTTTAACAGTTTGAAGGTTTCTGCTAACAGCATGTATTTGGATGAGCATACTGTGTATTCAGATGCCATGCCGATTCGTGAACTTCTGTATCATCACAGCAAATTTTATGCGAACTGGGACCAGAAGCTGGCGGAGGAACTGATTTCCTATTTTGCACTGCCTCTAACGGCGACGCAGGCAGGACTCTCTAAAGGTCAGAAAAACACATTACATGGTGTGTTGGGTCTTGCGGCAAGATGCCCGCTTACTATTTTTGATGAGCCGACAACCGGGATGGATGCCTCTGTGAGAAAGGATTTCTTAAGGGCTCTTTTAAAGGACTACCTGGCCCATCCAAGAACCATGCTGATCTCCAGTCATCACCTTGATGAAATCGAAGACCTGCTCGAAGATCTTCTTTTGATTGATCAGGGGAAAACGATTTTGCATCTTCCTGTTGAAGAAGTGAAAGAATATGCTGTTGCTGTTGCAGGACCGGAATCAGCAGTTAATGTGTGGATTCAAAACCAGACTGTCATTGCAAAAAAAGAAGAAATGGCAGGAATGATCACAGCAATTGTCAAAAATGATTTCACCGCTGCCGAAAAAGCCACAGCATCTGGATTAAGATTTTCCCAGGTATCGGCCAGTGATATTTGCATCTACCTGACAAACCGCGATAAAGGAGGGATCGATGATGTCTTTAACAAACGTCAGTACAGCTGA
- a CDS encoding O-acetylhomoserine aminocarboxypropyltransferase/cysteine synthase family protein, whose protein sequence is MTNENPQYNIETLLLHGATEADPTTGSRAIPVYQTTSYVFDSAEHAQKLFSLEEAGNIYTRIGNPTVAAFENRIALLEGGVGAVAVSSGMAAITYAVLNLASAGDDIVAATNLYGGTYNLFAQTLPRYGVNVTFVDVSDPENVRKAIGPKTKAVFAEVIGNPSLHVLDTEAVAKVAHEEGVPLIVDSTFATPYLNKPFEHGADIVVHSATKWIGGHGTTIGGVVVDAGKFNYDNGRFPDFTTPDPSYNGLRFVDLEEAAFIAKLRVNLLRDTGACLSPQNAFYLLQGLETLHLRLERHVENAQKVADYLAAHPSVDWVQYPGLENHPSHELAKKYFPKGPGSIIVFGIKGGREAGRKVIDNTKLWSHVANVGDAKSLIIHPATTTHAQLRGADLEAAGVKEEQIRLSVGIESVEDLINDLNQAIEKSAVPAHS, encoded by the coding sequence ATGACAAACGAAAACCCGCAGTACAATATTGAAACGTTATTATTACACGGTGCTACTGAAGCGGATCCAACGACTGGTTCACGTGCGATTCCTGTTTATCAGACAACGTCGTATGTGTTTGACAGTGCTGAGCATGCGCAGAAGCTGTTTTCTTTAGAAGAGGCAGGCAATATTTATACGCGTATCGGAAATCCGACGGTTGCTGCGTTTGAGAACAGGATTGCTCTTTTAGAAGGCGGAGTGGGGGCTGTTGCTGTTTCGTCCGGAATGGCTGCGATCACCTATGCAGTGTTGAATCTGGCGAGTGCAGGTGATGATATTGTCGCAGCTACGAACTTATACGGTGGAACCTATAATTTATTTGCGCAAACGTTGCCCCGTTATGGCGTCAATGTAACGTTTGTTGATGTATCGGATCCTGAAAATGTCCGAAAAGCCATTGGTCCGAAAACGAAGGCAGTGTTTGCTGAAGTGATTGGAAATCCGAGCCTGCATGTGCTTGATACGGAAGCGGTAGCGAAGGTGGCTCATGAAGAAGGGGTTCCGCTTATTGTGGACAGCACGTTTGCGACTCCTTATTTGAATAAACCATTTGAGCATGGGGCCGATATTGTTGTTCACTCGGCAACGAAATGGATCGGTGGTCATGGTACGACAATCGGTGGTGTTGTGGTGGATGCCGGGAAGTTTAATTATGATAACGGCCGTTTCCCGGATTTTACAACGCCGGACCCAAGCTATAACGGACTGCGTTTTGTTGATTTGGAGGAAGCGGCTTTTATTGCTAAGCTTCGGGTCAACCTGCTGCGTGATACCGGAGCGTGCCTGAGTCCGCAAAATGCATTCTATTTATTACAGGGGCTTGAAACGTTGCATTTACGCCTCGAACGACATGTTGAAAACGCTCAGAAGGTCGCTGACTATCTTGCAGCGCATCCTTCCGTAGATTGGGTTCAGTACCCTGGACTCGAAAATCACCCTTCACATGAGCTGGCGAAAAAATATTTCCCTAAAGGTCCAGGCTCAATCATTGTGTTCGGGATTAAAGGCGGACGTGAGGCAGGAAGAAAAGTCATCGACAACACAAAGCTTTGGTCCCATGTAGCCAATGTTGGAGATGCGAAATCACTGATCATTCATCCGGCTACAACCACACACGCCCAGCTTAGAGGGGCAGATCTTGAAGCTGCCGGCGTCAAAGAGGAGCAGATTCGACTTTCAGTGGGAATCGAATCAGTGGAAGATCTCATCAATGATTTAAATCAGGCGATTGAGAAATCAGCAGTTCCTGCACATTCATAA
- a CDS encoding ABC transporter permease, protein MGTKARNLFLIPYGFWIVFFVAAPLLMVLFYSFRDLDGGFTLANYANFFSSTYFQLAVSSFWYAFLITLFALLISYPTALILTKLKHKQLWLLLIIVPSWINLLLKVYAFLGIFGTYGPANALLEVMGIGERQLLFTDFSFVFVSVYIFIPFMILPIYNALDKLNPSLVDASRDLGASAFESFRQVIFPLTIDGVKAGCQLVFIPSLSLFMITRLIAGNQVITLGTAIEQHFLVTQDWGMGSVIAVFLILSMFVIMFLTGNRKWGLTNDKKA, encoded by the coding sequence ATGGGAACTAAAGCGAGAAATCTGTTTTTAATTCCATATGGCTTCTGGATCGTCTTTTTTGTGGCGGCACCCTTGTTAATGGTGCTATTTTACTCCTTCAGAGATTTAGATGGAGGATTCACGCTTGCCAATTACGCAAACTTTTTCAGCTCAACCTACTTTCAATTGGCAGTCAGTTCTTTCTGGTACGCGTTTCTCATCACCTTATTTGCGCTGTTGATTTCGTACCCGACTGCACTTATTTTAACTAAATTAAAGCATAAACAGCTATGGCTTTTGCTGATTATCGTTCCATCATGGATTAATCTGCTGTTAAAGGTATATGCGTTTCTTGGGATCTTTGGGACGTATGGTCCTGCCAATGCCCTCCTCGAGGTAATGGGGATTGGTGAGCGCCAGCTGTTATTTACTGATTTCAGTTTCGTCTTTGTATCGGTTTATATTTTTATTCCGTTTATGATTTTACCGATTTATAATGCGCTTGATAAACTGAATCCTTCTCTCGTGGATGCATCCCGTGATCTCGGTGCGTCAGCCTTTGAATCCTTCAGGCAGGTCATTTTTCCGTTGACGATTGATGGCGTAAAAGCAGGCTGTCAGCTTGTTTTCATCCCGTCTTTGTCACTGTTTATGATCACACGTCTAATTGCAGGAAATCAGGTCATTACGCTTGGTACAGCAATCGAACAGCATTTTCTTGTTACACAGGACTGGGGAATGGGTTCGGTCATTGCCGTGTTCCTGATTCTCTCTATGTTTGTCATTATGTTTTTAACCGGAAACAGAAAGTGGGGACTGACCAATGACAAAAAAGCTTAA
- a CDS encoding ABC transporter ATP-binding protein has translation MTNTIIRFEQVSHQFDDSVVLNNVSFDIEKGKFYTLLGPSGCGKTTILRLIAGFMEPSQGSIYFDGKKINEVPANKRQVNTVFQDYALFPHLNVFENVAFGLKIKKMKKSLIAEKVKEALKFVNLEGYEQREISEMSGGQRQRVAIARAIVNEPEVILLDEPLSALDLKLRTEMQYELRELQQRLGITFIFVTHDQEEALAMSDEIFVLNNGVIQQSGTPTDIYDEPINRFVADFIGESNITSGKMIADYRVSFAGKEFECVDAGLQPNEEIEIVIRPEDLAITTSEAGKLKVKVDSQLFRGVHYEICCFDEFNNEWLVHSTRKAEVGSEIGLTFEPEAIHVMRFNESEEDFDRRLEGYSETGHGN, from the coding sequence TTGACTAACACCATTATTCGTTTCGAGCAGGTCAGCCACCAGTTTGATGATTCCGTTGTCTTAAACAACGTATCGTTTGATATAGAAAAAGGAAAATTCTATACCTTATTAGGCCCTTCAGGCTGCGGTAAAACAACCATTCTACGCCTGATTGCCGGTTTTATGGAACCTTCACAAGGATCTATTTATTTTGATGGCAAAAAGATTAATGAAGTGCCTGCTAACAAGCGTCAGGTAAATACCGTTTTTCAGGATTATGCGCTCTTTCCGCATTTGAATGTATTTGAGAACGTTGCGTTCGGTCTTAAAATCAAAAAAATGAAAAAATCACTCATCGCTGAAAAGGTGAAGGAAGCACTGAAGTTCGTAAACCTTGAAGGCTATGAGCAGCGTGAGATCAGCGAGATGTCCGGTGGTCAGCGGCAGCGTGTGGCTATTGCCCGCGCCATTGTCAATGAGCCTGAGGTGATTTTGCTGGACGAGCCTTTATCAGCGCTGGATTTAAAGCTTCGTACAGAAATGCAGTATGAGTTGCGCGAGCTTCAGCAGAGACTAGGCATTACGTTCATTTTTGTTACGCATGATCAAGAAGAGGCACTCGCGATGTCTGATGAAATTTTCGTTTTAAATAACGGCGTCATTCAGCAGAGTGGAACGCCAACAGATATTTACGACGAGCCAATTAACCGTTTCGTGGCAGATTTTATCGGGGAATCAAATATCACTTCAGGTAAAATGATCGCCGATTACAGGGTGTCATTTGCAGGCAAAGAATTTGAATGTGTAGATGCTGGACTTCAGCCGAACGAAGAGATTGAAATTGTCATTCGTCCGGAGGATCTGGCGATTACAACGAGTGAAGCAGGAAAACTCAAAGTAAAAGTGGATTCACAGCTGTTCAGAGGGGTTCATTACGAGATTTGCTGCTTTGATGAATTTAATAATGAATGGCTTGTCCATTCGACAAGAAAAGCAGAGGTTGGCAGTGAAATCGGTCTGACGTTTGAGCCTGAGGCGATTCATGTCATGCGCTTCAATGAATCAGAAGAAGATTTCGACCGTCGCCTGGAAGGCTACTCGGAGACTGGCCATGGGAACTAA
- a CDS encoding ABC transporter substrate-binding protein codes for MAKLIRIFGIVTVIALVLLVVVDRLDASQGGGGGSNTLTVFNWGDYIDEELITKFEEETGIRVIYETFDSNEAMLTKIEQGGTTYDIAVPSEYTIDKMIEDDLLIELDHSQLPNMEYLNPDFMDLSFDPGNAYSIPYFWGTVGIVYNKEMVGRELTSWDDLWADDLRNDILLVDGAREIMGMGLNSLGYSLNTKEESELLEAQEKLQTLSPNIKAIVGDEIKMLIGNGEAPLGVVWSGEAAEIMYENEDLDYVVPEEGSNLWFDNMVIPKTADNVEGAHQFINFMLDPENAAQNAEYVGYSTPNAAGYELLPPEVAEDERFYPPEEVTERLEVYDNLGPEWLGRYNELFLEFKMNLR; via the coding sequence ATGGCAAAACTCATTCGTATTTTTGGTATCGTGACAGTCATTGCGCTTGTTTTACTCGTCGTGGTAGATCGTCTGGATGCTTCCCAGGGAGGCGGTGGCGGCAGTAATACGCTGACCGTTTTTAACTGGGGAGATTATATTGATGAAGAATTGATCACTAAATTTGAAGAAGAAACAGGCATTCGCGTCATTTACGAAACGTTCGATTCAAACGAAGCGATGCTGACAAAGATTGAACAAGGTGGAACGACGTATGATATCGCCGTCCCGTCTGAGTACACCATTGATAAAATGATTGAGGACGACCTGTTAATTGAGCTTGATCACAGTCAGCTGCCGAATATGGAGTATCTGAACCCTGACTTTATGGATCTGTCCTTTGATCCCGGTAATGCCTACTCTATCCCGTATTTCTGGGGAACAGTTGGCATCGTTTACAATAAGGAGATGGTTGGCCGCGAGCTGACCAGCTGGGACGACCTGTGGGCAGACGACCTCCGCAACGATATTCTCCTAGTTGACGGAGCACGTGAAATCATGGGGATGGGCTTAAACAGTCTCGGATACTCTCTCAATACAAAAGAAGAGTCTGAGCTGTTAGAGGCTCAGGAAAAACTCCAGACGTTGTCTCCGAATATCAAAGCAATTGTCGGGGATGAGATCAAAATGCTGATCGGAAACGGAGAAGCCCCACTCGGCGTCGTCTGGTCCGGTGAAGCAGCTGAGATCATGTATGAAAATGAAGACCTTGACTACGTTGTGCCGGAAGAAGGTTCCAATCTCTGGTTTGATAATATGGTCATTCCGAAAACAGCGGATAATGTTGAAGGAGCCCACCAGTTCATAAACTTCATGCTGGACCCGGAAAATGCCGCTCAAAACGCTGAATACGTAGGCTACTCCACGCCAAACGCAGCAGGGTATGAGTTGCTTCCTCCCGAAGTAGCAGAAGATGAGCGCTTTTATCCACCGGAAGAAGTAACAGAACGTCTCGAAGTATACGACAACCTCGGACCAGAGTGGCTCGGGCGCTATAATGAACTGTTTTTAGAGTTTAAGATGAATTTAAGATAA
- the metX gene encoding homoserine O-acetyltransferase MetX translates to MGETPVTEKTRQSEGTVHIGSLVLESGKILRDVSLRYERAGDPLLPVILICHALTGTHQSYGTEEDPGWWRGFISEGGSVDLTKFQVITFNVIGGCSGSTGPASLNPDKELYRSDFPFVSIKDMVNAQHKALNELGIGHLHGVIGGSLGGMQVLEWSVSYPDFMDKIVLLAATPSLSDYGIAFNRIGIHAIENDPGWNGGNYDQASEVKGFEVARMVGLVTYRSPALFTGRFKREEKPSEEEQPYYQVESYLRYQGEKITKRFDPNSYLTLLYAMNHHDIGRGRGGIEQAAARIKGEFLGVGFKGDLLYPPQDIRQFAALVEGGSYHEVDTHFGHDGFLVEFDKWGPLVKHHFESKE, encoded by the coding sequence ATGGGAGAGACACCTGTGACAGAGAAAACGAGGCAGAGTGAGGGAACGGTTCATATTGGCTCATTAGTGCTTGAGTCCGGAAAGATACTCCGCGACGTTTCTCTCCGCTATGAGCGGGCTGGAGATCCATTGCTTCCTGTTATCCTGATCTGTCATGCGCTAACAGGTACTCATCAATCCTACGGTACAGAGGAAGATCCGGGGTGGTGGAGAGGCTTTATCTCAGAAGGCGGTTCTGTCGATCTGACAAAATTTCAGGTCATTACTTTTAATGTGATCGGGGGATGCAGCGGTTCAACTGGGCCGGCTTCCCTCAATCCGGATAAAGAGCTGTACCGCTCGGATTTTCCCTTTGTATCCATCAAAGATATGGTCAATGCACAGCATAAGGCATTGAACGAACTGGGCATCGGACATTTACACGGTGTCATTGGCGGATCGCTAGGCGGGATGCAGGTGCTGGAGTGGAGCGTATCGTATCCGGATTTTATGGATAAAATCGTTCTGCTTGCTGCGACACCGTCATTGAGTGATTACGGCATCGCTTTTAACAGAATCGGTATTCATGCCATTGAAAATGACCCTGGATGGAACGGGGGAAATTATGATCAGGCTTCAGAGGTTAAAGGCTTTGAAGTAGCAAGAATGGTCGGCCTCGTTACGTACCGGAGTCCAGCGCTTTTCACAGGACGTTTTAAACGGGAGGAAAAACCATCTGAGGAAGAACAGCCTTACTATCAGGTGGAATCGTATTTACGTTATCAAGGTGAAAAAATCACGAAACGGTTTGATCCAAACAGTTACTTAACCCTTCTCTATGCCATGAACCATCATGATATTGGACGTGGCAGAGGCGGGATCGAGCAGGCAGCAGCACGAATTAAAGGCGAATTTTTAGGTGTAGGGTTTAAGGGAGATCTCCTTTATCCGCCGCAGGATATCAGACAGTTTGCGGCGCTGGTGGAAGGTGGGTCCTACCATGAAGTCGATACCCATTTTGGACATGACGGATTTTTAGTTGAATTTGATAAATGGGGTCCGTTGGTTAAACATCATTTTGAAAGTAAAGAATAG
- a CDS encoding cation:proton antiporter, translating into MDPVQIILLLLIGYIIFTADKRSQVFPRPPVLAGIGIILAFIPFFEGLMLSETALYEIILPALLFISAYKYSVAALKKNAFVIGLLSTVSLILMVLILGGLIFWLAGLFIEMPFLHALLISAILTPTDPVSVTSILHKSMDNEKVGDIVEGESLINDGTSYVIFATLLTLVTENDSFSIGAFSGEFLYVSLGGSLIGIVCGWVVSRAVHFTHHQEYQVMLSIVMAYGIFYLAEAFGISGVLATVAAGLMLSWEFGRINREDHYRESLDHFWDVVEPTLLSLVFLLIGFTSVSYINLELLIPAVGIFILSLIVRTSVVVGTISLIPSGKRTVTGKESFLISFAGVKGTMSVVLLLLLEASGTDGIEMLTALAFMALMLSLFIQSFGVYPLARKLK; encoded by the coding sequence ATGGATCCGGTTCAAATTATCCTGCTTTTATTGATAGGGTATATTATTTTCACTGCTGATAAACGAAGTCAGGTATTTCCAAGGCCGCCGGTACTTGCAGGCATCGGAATTATATTGGCCTTTATTCCGTTTTTTGAAGGGCTGATGCTTTCGGAAACCGCACTTTATGAAATCATTTTACCCGCACTTTTATTTATTTCAGCTTATAAATATTCAGTTGCTGCACTGAAGAAAAATGCGTTTGTGATCGGACTGTTAAGTACAGTCAGTCTGATTCTGATGGTGCTGATTTTAGGTGGATTGATATTCTGGCTCGCAGGATTATTTATAGAAATGCCGTTTTTACATGCATTGCTGATTTCAGCCATTTTAACACCGACTGATCCTGTTTCCGTTACATCGATCCTGCATAAATCAATGGATAACGAAAAGGTTGGAGATATTGTAGAAGGGGAGTCGCTGATTAATGATGGAACGAGCTATGTGATTTTTGCAACACTCCTCACACTTGTAACGGAAAATGACTCTTTTTCCATAGGTGCATTCTCAGGAGAATTTCTTTACGTCTCATTGGGCGGCTCGTTAATCGGTATTGTGTGCGGTTGGGTTGTCAGCCGCGCTGTGCATTTCACACACCACCAGGAGTATCAGGTCATGTTGAGCATCGTGATGGCATACGGTATTTTCTATCTGGCTGAAGCGTTCGGTATTTCAGGTGTTTTGGCGACCGTTGCAGCAGGCCTTATGCTGTCGTGGGAGTTTGGAAGAATTAACAGAGAAGACCATTACAGGGAATCGCTTGATCATTTCTGGGATGTTGTAGAGCCCACTCTATTATCACTCGTATTTTTGTTAATCGGTTTTACATCAGTCAGTTACATAAATTTAGAGCTTCTGATCCCGGCGGTTGGGATTTTCATCTTGTCTTTGATCGTGCGGACATCTGTAGTGGTTGGTACGATTTCACTGATTCCGTCCGGCAAAAGAACGGTGACGGGAAAAGAATCCTTTCTCATTTCGTTCGCCGGTGTAAAAGGAACAATGTCAGTGGTCCTCCTGTTGCTGCTAGAGGCTTCCGGAACAGATGGGATCGAAATGCTTACGGCGCTTGCCTTTATGGCGCTGATGCTATCTTTATTTATACAAAGTTTCGGGGTTTATCCGTTGGCGAGGAAATTGAAATAA
- a CDS encoding SDR family NAD(P)-dependent oxidoreductase, translating into MLFSNDSFQHEHILVTGATGGIGYATVIEALKAGASVTATGRNEEKLNALKAECEKARIADKLTIVTSDLNEEGGRQHLLEKAKESSGSITGLVNSAGISGGDILEKLKEEDMKKIMELNYFSTVALTQLLYSDMKAAGKGAVVNVSSLSGLRGTHGNTAYAASKFAVIGFTQSFAVEAIEHGVRVNAVCPGFVDTEMGRNAIKKKADREGRSFEEQLKQVEKGLPSGRITQPEEVARTILFLLSDAAENIVGESVKISGGSVMR; encoded by the coding sequence ATGCTTTTTTCAAATGATTCATTTCAACATGAACATATTCTCGTTACAGGTGCAACAGGCGGAATCGGCTATGCTACGGTGATTGAAGCACTTAAGGCAGGTGCCTCAGTCACTGCAACCGGACGCAATGAAGAAAAGCTTAATGCATTAAAAGCAGAATGCGAAAAAGCCCGCATTGCAGACAAACTGACCATCGTAACATCCGATCTCAATGAGGAGGGCGGCAGGCAGCATCTGCTCGAAAAAGCGAAAGAGTCTTCAGGATCTATTACAGGACTCGTCAACTCTGCCGGCATTTCCGGAGGAGATATACTGGAGAAATTGAAAGAAGAAGACATGAAAAAGATCATGGAGCTCAACTACTTTTCTACCGTTGCGCTGACCCAGCTGCTTTACTCCGACATGAAAGCGGCAGGAAAAGGAGCCGTCGTCAACGTATCCTCCCTTTCCGGACTGAGAGGGACACATGGCAACACCGCCTATGCTGCATCTAAGTTTGCAGTCATCGGTTTCACCCAATCCTTTGCAGTTGAAGCGATTGAACACGGAGTCAGAGTCAATGCCGTCTGCCCAGGTTTCGTTGATACTGAAATGGGCCGGAATGCCATTAAGAAAAAAGCTGACCGGGAAGGCAGATCCTTCGAAGAACAGCTCAAACAGGTTGAAAAAGGACTCCCATCCGGCCGGATCACACAGCCGGAAGAAGTAGCCAGAACCATTCTCTTTTTACTATCGGACGCAGCTGAAAACATCGTCGGAGAATCCGTCAAAATCTCCGGTGGCAGCGTCATGCGTTAA
- a CDS encoding GntR family transcriptional regulator, with translation MLNPDSVKPIYVQIAEWLETEILQERFKADEKMYSQYQLADQFNINPATAAKGLTILADAGILYKKRGLGMFVTEQAAEQIRHRRINETLTALVSEIVEEASHLNVGEQELIRMIQQEGKRRKGAAL, from the coding sequence ATGCTGAATCCGGACAGCGTAAAACCGATTTATGTTCAAATTGCCGAATGGCTTGAAACAGAAATTCTTCAGGAGCGGTTTAAAGCAGATGAAAAAATGTATTCCCAGTATCAGCTGGCAGATCAATTCAACATCAACCCTGCAACAGCCGCAAAAGGACTGACCATTTTAGCTGACGCAGGCATTTTATATAAAAAAAGGGGACTCGGTATGTTTGTGACAGAACAGGCAGCAGAACAAATTCGACACAGAAGAATCAACGAAACATTAACAGCACTCGTTTCTGAAATTGTTGAAGAAGCATCGCACTTAAATGTTGGAGAACAGGAGTTAATTCGTATGATTCAGCAGGAGGGAAAACGCCGGAAAGGGGCAGCGTTATGA